The sequence ATAAATAAAGGTTTCAGGGCAACTTAATAATATTTGACTGCGAAATCATATCATATAATAATTATAATCTCTATGATATTTCTCAATATTTCTTGATATTTCTATAATGAAAACCAAATCACAAGTAAAACCCTGAGTAACCATCTGCTCAGGGTTTTCTTGTGATTTAGTTTTGAACGCCATCTAACTTAATGTCATTCATTTAACCGATACTGAGTTTTCCCATACTCCTCAATTTCAAGCTTTTTCTTTTCGTAGCCCTTACGCCCCATTAAAGCGTAGGTTCCGTTTTTGCCTTCTTCAACTCCTGGTTGATCGTATGCGTTTATATTAAGCAACTCTCCCATGTAGGCTGTTTCCCACTCTAAGAGCAGTAAAAGTTGACCAATATTATACTCATCCAAGCTGGAAAGAATAATCTTTTGGTGTTGTCGATTAGCAAGGGTGAGTGCATATTCAGTCGCTTTTTGTTCTGCAAATAACAACTCTTCTAAGGTGCGTCCCCCTAAAAAGTGAATATCCTCGGGCAACCCTGAATCCAATGGAATTATTCGGCTTTCTTTGAATCTTTCAACTGTTACAAAGGTAAGGACTTTGTCATCCGGCCCCTCTACATAGAGCTGTACTTGGGAATGCTGATCAGTCACGCCAAGGGCTTTAACAGGAGTCTGACCTACGAATACCTCTCGCCCTTGAAGATCGTAACGTTTCCCCAGGCTTTCAGCCCATAATTGGGCGTACCAATCTGCCATGGTTTTTAAGCCATCTGCATAGGGCATAAACACAGAAATATTCTTTCCCTTTTGCCAAGATAAGTAGGCTAATCCTGCCCGTAATTGTGCTGGGTTAGCAAGTACCCCTTTAGATTCCCAGATCCAATGATCCATGCTTAGGGCACCATCCATAAGCTGATCAATATCAATGCCGCATACCGCCGCTGCCAGCAAGCCTACCGGAGTTAGTTCAGAAAATCGGCCTCCTATCCCCGCAGGTATAACAAAGCGCTGAAAGCCTTCTACAAGGGCAATAGGCAAAAGATTTCCTTTTTCTTTATCCGTGGTGACAACAATATGCTCTGGATAGCTGTTTCCACACTCTCTACGTAATATATCACGAACAATGAGAAACTGCGCCATGGTTTCTGACGTGTTACCCGATTTGGAAATCACATTAAATAGGGTTTTCTTTGGATCAAGTATCTCCATCAGCTCATTAAAACGAACCGGGTCGATATTGTCTACAACATATAAGCGGGGCCGATGCCCGCGCTTTTCTGGAGGAAGTTCATTGTAGTAGTAGTGGTTTAAGGCTTGATGAACTGCTAAGGGGCCCAGGGCTGACCCCCCGATTCCTAACACGACAAAGTTATCAAACCGGGTAGCAACAGTGTCAGCATACTTAATTATTTCCGGAACCTGTTCCTTTATAGAAATCAAAAGCTTGGTAAAATCTAGCTGGCCAGCCTCCCAGCGTATTTCAAGGGAAGTCTTAGCTTGGTCTAGCTTGGTTTGAAGACCCAGCAACTCTTCATTCCTAAATCCATCGGGGTTTTGTGGACCCTTCATCATCCCAGTATAGTCTATCTGTAATCCTAACTGACCTTGATTACCCATTCACTCACCTCATCTCCGCGTATGGACTTCCTGGCTAAATTGAAAGCTGATTTGCTAAATCATAAAGTTCTCTGTTAAAGGGTGGCATCTCGCCGTAGGCAACATCGAGAGGGATAGAAACCACATTCTGATTGACATATGCAGTCATTTTATTGGTCTCCTTAGACATAATAATTTCAACAGCTTTTCCTCCCATGGCTGCTGCAATCACAGCATCTAAAGCACTTGGGTTGCCGCCACGTTGAAGATGTCCCAAAATAGTAATCCTAGTATCAAAGCCTGAACGAGAGTGTAATTCCTCGCCAATTTTATAGGCGCTTCCTGCCCCCTCAGAAACAATGATAATACTGTGATTTTTCCCACGCTGATGACCCCGTTTCAACTTTTCACATATCTCATCGAAATCAAAGGGTATTTCAGGTACTAAAATTGACTCAGCACCACAAGCTATTCCTGCCTGAAGAGCAATATTTCCACAGTGCCTGCCCATAACTTCAACAACAAACGTCCTTTCATGGGAGGTCGCGGTATCTCTAATTTTACCAACAGCATCGATAACTGTATTAACTGCCGTATCAAAACCTATGGTTAGATCTGTCCCCGGGATGTCATTGTCGATAGTTCCAGGTATACCAACTATTTGAATTCCTTTCGCCAAGGTTTGGGCTCCTCTAAACGAACCATCTCCACCAATGACCACTAAAGCATCAATTTCATGCTTATGTAACTGCTCTAAGGCCTTTTGTTGGCCTTCAGGAGTCATCATTTCTGCCGAGCGAGCTGTTTTCAGGATGGTTCCGCCGCGCAGAACAATATCTGCTACAGAACCTAAGCTCATTTCTGTGAGTTCTCCATGGATTAACCCTTCGTACCCTCGACTAATTCCATACACCCTTAGACCATGAAAAATCCCTTTTCTGACAACGGCCCGAAGGGCAGCATTCATACCAGGAGCATCCCCTCCACTCGTTAGTACCCCTATACGTTTAATATCTCTTGACATTGAATCACCTCTTTCTATTATTTTTCTTTAATGTTGCTTTTTAGTCAAACACGCTACTCTATAGTTTCTTCATGATCAAAACAATTTAGTACTGACTGATAAATTCTAATTAATTCTTTATCTTTAACTAGCTTGTCCTGCATCTTTTGGTACGACAAGATAATGCTATTATGATTACGGTTAAAATAGCTAGCTATAGCCGGGAAAGAAATATGGCAAAGGCTTCGTATTGCATAAATAGCCATTTCTCTAACTTCATTAACATTTTTTTTACGACTTGCACTCTGTAAGTCCTCAACGGAAACTCCCATAGTTTGAGCTACATTTCTAATAATGTTGATTGGATCAGGGGCCTTAAGCATTTTGCGTTCTTTTTCGTACCAGTAAGCTTGAAAACAAGCAAGACTTAATTCATCTTCATGAAGTTCGGCAAATTTTATGTAATCCCCAATCGTCTTAACAGCGTCTGCTAAATTATCGATTCTCTTAGAGATCATGCATAATACGGATTTAGCTACGAAAAGACGTTTTTGATGGACATATTCTTCTAAAAAGGCTTCCAATTCAAATTCTTGAGGACGCTCTATAGGAATAGCGACACCACTTAATAGACGCGAAGCCAGCCGCTCACCTAAAAACCCCAAATCTAGTCGATCAGCTTCACACGTAATTACCAACTTGCCGCCATTATTATTGATATACTCGTAGGTATAATGTAACTCTTCTATTGTTTTGGCTTTTCCAGCCAGACATTGAAGGTCATCAATCAGCAACAGACGAGTTGAACGATACCTCTCACGAAATTGGTTGAGATTTCTTTCCTGAGCTGCGTAGGCATATTGACGTGCAAAGGCTAAAGCATCGGTGATTACCAGCCCATTTTCGGATTGGTTTTTTTTGTAGAGGTATTGGAGCAGAGCAGATTTCCCAACCCCTCGTGGTCCATAAATCAATGTTACATTAGGAGCATTCTCGAATTGAAATTTTTTTGCTAAACGGCAGGCTCGAATGTTAAAATCTCTTACAAACCAGTTCAAGCTAGCCTCTCCTTTATTAATGATTGACATAATATAAAATTAGTAGTTATTGTAATCTTTTAACACAAATACAAAAATACCTTTTCTCAAACAAATGTGGACTTTAAATATTTAATGGATTTATTGCTCCTTATCGGTCTTCTGATCCGCTAAATATCTATAGCATTCACCAGCAATAACTGTTAAGGGTTTACTGCGACGGGTTAAAAGATAAAAGCCACGTTCAATATTAAAGTCTTTAACCTTCGCCCACTTAATCCCTTGTTTTTCGCAGGACTCGAGTGCATGTTTTGAAAGAAATGAATAGCCTATACCCGAACGAACTGCATTTTTAACAGTTTCTGTACTTCCAACTTCTAAGGCAATATTAAAGTCATTGAGATCTAAATCGAGTTTAGCTAGAGCTTCTTCAAATGTTCGACGATGTCCCGATCCTGTCTCACGAATTATCATAGGATCCCCTTTTATGGAATCAAGGTCAATGGATTCACTAGTACTTAGAGGATGTTGGCAAGATACTACAAAACCCAATTCATCTTTCATCCAAAATTCGGAGGTCAATTTTTCGGTATCAAATATTGCCCCAACTACAGCGAAATCTACTTCATGAGCAAGTACTTTTTCTGCCATCTCCAAGCTATCCCCAATAGACAGTTTGAATTTTATCTCTGGATAAAGTTTTCGAAATTCAGATAAATATCCCGGCAGTAAGTATTCGCCTGGAATGTGTGAAGCCCCAATATGTACTTTTCCACTCATCAGTATTTCTGAATCTCCAATTTCCCGCATAAGCTCTGACCATTCAGCAAGCATGTGCAAGGTATGACGATATACCGTCTCTCCTTCGGGGGTAAGAGCAAATCCCTTACCTTTGCGATAAAGCAACTTGACCCCTAGTTTTTCTTCAAAAGCTCTGATTTGGTTAGAAACAGCAGGTTGGCTGATCCCTAATTTTCGCGCTACAACAGTAAAACTCTGTTCTTCGACTACCTGTCCAAACAACCGCATCAAATCTAACATATTGCACCTCTATCCTGAGTGAACTTATTCAACAAACCTTAGTATGGTAGCTTGGCCTGTAAATTATGATCAAATTAGATATAGAAAGAAGAGGGCAAGCCCTCCTCTTATGCTATAGAATCACTCAAAACAATTTACTTTATACTTAAGCTTGTATTGTAACTTTTTTCATCCTTTGATCTTCCAGAGGTTTATCCGATCTATCTCTCGGGGCGTTGACAATACGATCGACTTCCTCCATACCTTCAATCACTTTTCCAAAAGAAGCATATTGTCCATCTAGATGACTTGAAGCCTTAACAACAATAAAGAACTGAGAACTTGCAGAATTTGGAGCTGAAGTACGAGCCATAGATATTACGCCACGATCATGTCTCAAGTCGTTTTTAAAGCCATTACCGGTAAACTCTCCACGAATAGTCTTTTTACTTCCACCCATTCCCGTGCCATTAGGGTCTCCCCCTTGAATCATAAAGCCTGGTATACATCGATGGAAAATTAGTCCATCGTAAAAGCCTTCAGAAACAAGCGATATAAAGTTTTCAACAGTTTCAGGCGCTATTGATGGATAAAGTTCAATCTTAATCGTGTTGTCGTTTTCCATTTCGATGATTACTATTGGGTTTTCCTTTGCTTGATCTTGAGTTTCGTTTGTCACCCCAGTGACCTCCTTTATGTTTTGGATATTTTCCATTGTATATTATACCACCGGATTTAGAGTTTCCCTAATGTATGGAAAATATTTTAGTTGGTACGACTTGTCCTCCCTCGTTTTTGACTATAGAGATAGATCAAGAATACAATGATTGCTAATACAATTCCGCTCCTTGCCAAGTAATGGTGTAAGATATGAGTGATCTTCTGCCAATGCACGCCAAGAATTCTTCCTAACGAGATAAAGGTTAAAGACCAGATAAAAGCCCCTGTGGCAGCCAAGACAACATACCTTCCAAAATTCAGCTTACTCATCCCTGAGAAGTAAGCTGTAAAGTGACGAAATCCAGGAAAGAAGTAGCCAATTACGATAAGCCTATCACCATAACACTGAAACCATCCTTCAGCTCTAGCAATCTTCTTTTCATTGATATGAAGATAGGGAGCGACTTTATGTAAGAAGGGAATGCCTAATCTCCTTCCTATCCAATAACTTAAAATCATACCAAGAAAACTTCCAAAGGTAGCAACCATAAGTGTTTTTCCAAAGTCCATTCTTCCTAGAGAGGTCTGAAAACCACTAAAAGTCATCAGGAATTCGTCTGGGACAGGAACCCCAACCAGACCACAAGTAAGTAAAGCAAATAAACCGATATACCGAAAGTGATAGATTATGTCAATTAAATTCTGTTCTAACCCTTGCATGCCCTACCTGCTTTCCCCACTATATTACCCTAGGTAAATTTTAGGGCATAGTTTATTCTATACTGTCACGATTGATTTAGCTTAAGACATTTATCACAAATTGGCTAATTAAATAATACTTATGTCCGTGGGTATTTTACCATATACCTTAACTCTTAGCCATCTAATCTTATCATGAACAACATATGCTTTCTTCAGACAATTTTTTCCTCGAATCAAAGAGTATGCATATAAAGTAAATTCTACCTTGTGTGATTAAAATCCTTTATTTATCAATAAAAACAGACGCTATTTCTAGCATCTGTTTTCATTTGATTGAATTTCTCGTATTTATAGCTAATTACCGCCATTTTCTTCGTTTTTTGTTGCTAAACGACGGCTTACCATCCCATTCGATGATTCATAGATGAATTTCTTGTTATCGACTACTGTTTCAAGGGCGACTGATTTTCCCCAGAGAAATTGAACTAATGCTAAAGTTTTCTCGAGATAAATAATATCCAAATCTACCCCTTCATGACAGTGTTTTAGCAATAGCCCCCCTTTACCTTCAAAATCTCGTTCAATAACAACAATCCGTGGATGCCCTCCGTTAACTAATTGCTTGACTAGATTATCCCGAACCTTCTCCCATTCGTTTTCCGTAACCTGCCAATGAGCACCGACTTTACGATAATTGAATAGATTCAGATCCTCGACTAATTCTTTGCTAAGGTGATTTCGAATGAAAGAAAGGTCGTTTTCAATCTCGCGTAGTTCAAAAAGTTCAGAGGCAGATTTCTTTTCGGCTAAATGTTCCCAAATCTTCACTCCCAAGTAGTAAGGATTTAAGCCCAAGCGCGAAGGCTGGACAACCTGACTATGCATTAACGCAAATTCTAGTGATTCAGCGTCTGTAAGACTGAGTTCTCGCATGATTCTTGCGTGCCAGAAGGTTGCCCAACCTTCATTCATTATTTTAGTCTCAATTTGCGGATAAAAATAGAGTGATTCTTCTCGAACAATACTAACAATATCCTTTTGCCATTCTTCAAGACCTGGGGCAAATTTAATCAAGTATAACAGTAAGTCTTCATATTCCAGTAGTGGGTCAACATCAGCATCATCTCTTGACATGTCTTCCCACAAATCTTCATAAGGTGACGCGACACCCTTCTTATTCGTCTTCTTAACAGAATCTCCTTTCCCTAGGACTTTAACAACCCCTCCGCCACAGTTGCCTTTACACCCTTTACTTTGACAATTCAAGTTCTGCGCCGTGCTCATTCTGTCAATCTTCCCTAGATTATCGGATTCTTGTAGAGCGCCGATGTGGGCTCGATAATCTACGTGTTCTTGAATCGCCAAGACTGCATCCATGATTTTCTCTACTTTTTCTCTGCCATACTTTATTTCATAGTCGTGGATTCTCTCGGCATGCGCGCTCATCCGTTCAACCATATCCTTAGGGGTTCTTGAAAAATAATGATTATGCTTAAAGAAATCAACATGAGCATAAACGTGCCCAATCACAAGTTTATTCTGTACGAATCGATTTCCCTCTAACAAAAAGGCATAGGCTGGATTGGTATTAACGACTAATTCATAGATTCGGCTCAGGTTTAAATCATACTGCATTTTCATTTTATAAAAGGCTTTGCCAAAACTCCAATGAGTAAAACGAACCGGCATCCCATATGCTCCAAATGTATACAATGCTTCCGCTGGAACAATTTCAAAATTTACCGGGTAGAAATCAAGCCCCATACCTCGGGCCACTTGTGCAATCTCTTGCGCTGCCATATTCAAGGCTACCATCTCACTGTCCATGACTCCCCCCCTCGTATACCGTCATTTAGACTAAACCAACTTTACCTGAGCGTAGCTTACTTAAGAGAAAACTGTTTTAAGTGCATCATATACTTCGTTACGATCCCTAATCGTTACTAAACGCAGCTTCGGGTCTGATATACGCTTTAGGGTGGACATAAGTGTACTTGAATAATGGGTTCTTAAGATCTCTCCATATCCGACAACCTGACTTACTTCAACCAAGTTCTTCATCAGAGTCAATGCTCTAGAATTATCTGAACCAATGTTATCCCCATCCGTAAAATGAACCGGATAAATATTGTAATGAGCTGGGGGATAATCCTTTTCAATTAAATCCAGTGCAAACTTATAGACGGATGAGCAACGAGTACCACCGCTTTCACCCCGAGTAAAAAACTCTTCCTCAGTAACTTCTTTTGCTTCAGTATGATGTGCCAGAAAACGCATTTCGACGTTTTCATATTTTAAGCGTAAAAAACGCACCATCCAAAAAAAGAAGGTTCTGGAAATGTACTTTTCAAACTGGCCCATTGATCCTGATGTATCCATCATTGCTAAGATAACTGCATTAGTCTCAAAATTCGGTCGAGTCTCCCAAGTCTTAAACCGCAGATCTTCTGGAGTAATCTTTAAGCGTTTGTCTTTTTCTATCTTTTTCGAAAAAGCCTGCCGTTTAATACTTTCAAGTAACGTCCGTTTTTTGTCAACATTTGCCATTAATCCTTTCTTACGTACGTCATTAAATTCCGGACGATCATGAGCAATCAGCGGCCGTTTCTTATCATCAAGATTAGGCAGTCTTAATTCTTCAAATAATATATTTGCCAAATCTTCATAGGTAACCTCTGCTTCATAAATATCCTGTCCTGGTTCTTCACCTGCCCCACTGCCCTTACCCTTTCCTTTGCCGGCAACTTGTTCCCGTCCTAAGATATCTCCTGGAGCCATCTTTTTACTGCCTTGTCCGGTGTGGTTTTGCTTATTAAAGTCATACCTAAAGCGAAATTCCTCTAATGAGCGCATGGGAATCTTTGTGTTCTTTTTTCCATCAGATAGAATTATGCTTTCATCGACGATTAAATCTCCCATTTGTTGTTTAATGACTTCTTCAACTTTCTCCTTATGCCTTGATTGATCCAGATATCCTTTGCGATGCAAACTCCAGTCATCTCGGCTTACAATAATGTCATCCGCCATACAAATCCCTATCCTCTCTACCGGTTAAGGAGGGCTCCAACATATTTGACAATCTCATTGGCACAGATAGAACAGTATCCATGTTCTTTAACGAGTCTATCCATAACATTGTTAATTCTCCTCAGCTGTTCCTGATCAGGATGAGATACTGAAGTGGTAATTTTCACTATGTCTTTAAGATCGGCAAATAATTTCTTTTCAATAGCTTCTTTCAGACGCTCATGAGATTCGTACCCAAAGGTTCTGCCTTTTCTGGCATACATTGAAATGCGAATTAGTATTTCTTCTCTAAAGGTTTTCTTAGCATTTTCTGATACGCCAATTTGTTCTTCAATACTGCGCATAAGTTGTTCATCAGGTGCCATTTCTTCCCCGGTAATGGTATCGTATATTTTTGTAGAATTGCAGAAGGCTTCAACATTATCCAGATAATTATTTAAAAGTGACTTAGCAGATTCTTCATATGCATATACAAAAGCCTTCTGAACTTCCTTTTTAGCCATTTCATCATATTCACGCCGTGCTACAGCGATTAGATTCAAAAGATTTTCCTTATCTTCTTTCATTATCGAAGTATGCTGAGATAACCCATCTTTTAATGCTCTTAAAATATCTAAGGCATTAATACACTTATGCTCATCCCGAATTAAAGCAGTGGATATTCGGTTAATAACATAACGCGGATCTACACCGCTCATGCCCTCGGCCAGTTCTTCCCCTTCCATAGTCAGTTCTTTAATATCTTTTTGGTTAAATCCTTCAACATTCTCACCATCATAAATACGCAACTTCTTTACCAAGTCCATACCCTGCTTCTTTGAAGGTTTTAACCTTGAAAGAACACTAAAGACAGACGTGGCCCATAGACTGTGTGGTGCCAGATGTACATTTCTGATATCACTTTGGCTAATTAGTTTCTCATAAATTTTTACTTCATCACTCACCCGAAGATTGTAGGGAATTGGCATAACAATGATCCGTGATTGTAGAGCTTCATTTTTCTTGTTTCCAATAAACGCACGATATTCATTCTCGTTCGTATGCGCGATTACCAACTCGTCCGCGGAAATCAACGCAAAACGACCTGCTTTAAAATTTCCTTCTTGGGAAAGACTTAAAAGATTCCAAAGAAACTTCTCGTCTGACTTCAGCATTTCCTGGAACTCCATAAGCCCTCTGTTGGCCTTATTAAGCTCACCATCGAATCGATAGGCACGAGGATCTGATTCCGAACCATACTCTGTGATTGATGAAAAGTCAATACTTCCAGTCAAGTCTGCAATATCTTGAGATTTAGGATCGGATGGAGTAAAGGTTCCTACGCCTACCCGTTGTTCCTCTGAAAACAAAATCCTCTTTATTGGAAAACCTTCGACCTCCCCAGCAAACTCTTCATCCAGACGCAGGCGGCAAACGGGGCACAGATTTCCTTCGATACGAATCCCGTAGGTATCTTCAAATTGTTGACGTAAAGATACTGGCAACAAATGCAGGGGATCTTCATGCATGGGACACCCATCGATGGCATAGACCGCTCCTTCCTCTGTTCTCGTGTATTCTTCAAGTCCTCTTTTTAATAGACTGACAATAGTAGATTTTCCTCCGCTTACAGGCCCCATTAACAGTAAAATCCTTTTACGAACATCTAAGCGCTTCGCTGCACTATGAAAATACTCCTCAATCAGCTTCTCTAACGTCTTATCCAGCCCAAAAAGCTCTTTGTCAAAGAATTTATACGTTTTCTGATCCCCAATCGTTTCAACCCCGGCCGCTTTGATCATTTCATAGATTCGAGCATGGGCATGCAGGGCCAATTTTGGGTTTTTTGTGACCATTTGCAAGTAATCAGCAAATGTACCACTCCAAGCCAGTGCAGCCTCTACTTCGCGATATTCACGCAACCATTTTATGACTTCCATAGTAGCCCTCCCTTCACTAACAATCAACAAGACTTGTCGGGATAATACTTATATATATGCTTTGTCGAAGAATATAAGTCATTGAACCCTTGTGTATACTTAATTTAAAAAAACATCTCCGTAGAGATGTTTTTTTTTTAGTATTCAATTCCTTGGCGAGATCTAATTCCCTTTTCATACGGATGCTTTAAGGGCACCATTTCAGTTACCAAGTCCGCTTTTTCTATCATTAACTGCGAAGCATTTCTTCCAGTCAAGATCAGTTCCATATTAGATGGTTTCTTATCAATTAGTTCAGCGACTTCTTTTTCTGGTATAAGCTCAAACCATATTGCATTAAGTATTTCATCTAGAATGACAATATCCCAATCCCCAGAGTTCACTATTTCTTGTGCTCTTTGGAAAGCCTTCTTAGCCTCAAGGATATTTTCTTCAAGATTTTCTCCTTTATGCACCCACCCAGCTCCTCCATAATGCTCGAGCTGACATTCAGGACTTAGCCTTTTAATTCCCTCTAACTCCCCGTAACTGTTGTTCCCCTTCATAAACTGCAAAATGAAAACTTGAAAACCATGTCCGACAGCCCGCACCGCTAAGCCAAAAGCTGCTGTAGTCTTTCCTTTCCCATTTCCAGTATAAATTTGGACTAACCCTTGAGATAGATTCGACATTTTTACACCTTCCGTATCCATTTTTCAAGTTGAGGATGGATATAGACAACATTAGGAGAAATAAGAATTTCTGGAAACCGTTCCAACGTTTGACGGTTAAACGATATGGAAAAAAACAACTTAATCGATGATTTCTCATCCGTTGCTCTTAATTCTACTTTGTCAGGATAAAGATAATAGGAATAGTTGCCATCTCTCCACGAAACTTCCAGCTCTCCGATTTTAGTGGATATTATTCCGAATTCCTCGACCTTGACATAGGCAACACTGGCAAATGATTGTTTTAGCCGCTCTGCTTCTATAGCAACCTGTCCTACCTTAAATTGGGACTCTAGGAGTTGCTCAACAACAAGTCGAGCCGGAATCGATATATCTTCAAAGATCCGCCTCTCGCTTCTTATCTCAACAAGGAGCTGTTCAAATTTTTGGACATGAATCGAGCGAACCTGATGAGCCTTCTTTAAGGCCTTTTCAAAGGTGTGATACACATCTTCTAAGCATTCCAGAAGTATCAAATCTTCCTCACGCATGTTGATTATCCCCCCTGTCCTCTTTGCAACTATTTATTACTATTCTAACTGAATTTCATTGAATAATAAAGCTAGTTTTATAAGAATATGGAAACAGGCTTGTTTTTTACTTCTTACTGCGCAGACGTTTTGATACTTGCTGAACTCTATACTCTATCCAATCTGTTTCAATCTCTGTATCACGCCCCCTTTTCAAAGCTTTCCAATAGCATTCCAAAGCAGCACGGAAGTTATAACGTTTTTCATAAAACTCAGCCAAATATATCAAGGCAGCCAAA comes from Desulfosporosinus meridiei DSM 13257 and encodes:
- the cobO gene encoding cob(I)yrinic acid a,c-diamide adenosyltransferase, with product MSNLSQGLVQIYTGNGKGKTTAAFGLAVRAVGHGFQVFILQFMKGNNSYGELEGIKRLSPECQLEHYGGAGWVHKGENLEENILEAKKAFQRAQEIVNSGDWDIVILDEILNAIWFELIPEKEVAELIDKKPSNMELILTGRNASQLMIEKADLVTEMVPLKHPYEKGIRSRQGIEY
- a CDS encoding PrkA family serine protein kinase codes for the protein MEVIKWLREYREVEAALAWSGTFADYLQMVTKNPKLALHAHARIYEMIKAAGVETIGDQKTYKFFDKELFGLDKTLEKLIEEYFHSAAKRLDVRKRILLLMGPVSGGKSTIVSLLKRGLEEYTRTEEGAVYAIDGCPMHEDPLHLLPVSLRQQFEDTYGIRIEGNLCPVCRLRLDEEFAGEVEGFPIKRILFSEEQRVGVGTFTPSDPKSQDIADLTGSIDFSSITEYGSESDPRAYRFDGELNKANRGLMEFQEMLKSDEKFLWNLLSLSQEGNFKAGRFALISADELVIAHTNENEYRAFIGNKKNEALQSRIIVMPIPYNLRVSDEVKIYEKLISQSDIRNVHLAPHSLWATSVFSVLSRLKPSKKQGMDLVKKLRIYDGENVEGFNQKDIKELTMEGEELAEGMSGVDPRYVINRISTALIRDEHKCINALDILRALKDGLSQHTSIMKEDKENLLNLIAVARREYDEMAKKEVQKAFVYAYEESAKSLLNNYLDNVEAFCNSTKIYDTITGEEMAPDEQLMRSIEEQIGVSENAKKTFREEILIRISMYARKGRTFGYESHERLKEAIEKKLFADLKDIVKITTSVSHPDQEQLRRINNVMDRLVKEHGYCSICANEIVKYVGALLNR